Proteins found in one Ptychodera flava strain L36383 chromosome 3, AS_Pfla_20210202, whole genome shotgun sequence genomic segment:
- the LOC139129272 gene encoding uncharacterized protein, translated as MKKWNPLSVWCFMLSGLPKDENNKLQNISFVNASTGVGAMELSKPLVAGLKLLETTGVVMYHASLNTEVIFISPVLLVKADNVRQSEIVNHTGATSMKFCQRCTVSRDDPCTIGTARTKNNTVDFMKEIESASTGSLKKQLRTKYGVCESANPLMELQSFDNGRTLAYERLHNIELGIIKIFTHLTFQVIPASDKAEMERKLKVFDWSAFKRTLSPNFIEKHQSFVGRDYKLWAQVATFVLAGNVSAKYLELWHLISEVFILVHRPYVQVDEIEALKGLINSLITKIKDIFPTALRKPKVHMLLHLADDIITMDRVTAVIQKGAPSPAAMSAYSLLDGSKGLIG; from the exons ATGAAGAAATGGAATCCTTTGAGTGTATGGTGTTTCATGTTAAGTGGTCTTCCAAAGGATGAAAATAACAAGCTTCAGAACATATCATTTGTTAATGCCTCCACTGGTGTAGGTGCCATGGAACTAAGCAAGCCGCTGGTTGCAGGGCTGAAGTTATTGGAGACTACTGGAGTAGTTATGTACCATGCATCACTTAACACTGAAGTGATTTTCATCTCACCAGTACTGCTTGTGAAAGCTGACAATGTCAGGCAATCGGAGATTGTAAATCACACTGGTGCTACATCAATGAAATTTTGCCAACGCTGTACA GTCTCTAGGGATGATCCTTGTACGATAGGTACTGCTCGAACAAAGAACAATACGGTAGACTTTATGAAAGAAATAGAATCAGCCAGTACAGGAAG tttgaagaaaCAGCTGAGAACTAAGTATGGTGTTTGTGAATCTGCAAATCCCTTGATGGAATTACAATCCTTTGACAACGGGAG GACATTGGCATATGAAAGACTTCATAATATAGAGCTGGGAATCATAAAAATCTTCACACATCTGACATTTCAAGTAATACCAGCAAGTGATAAGGCAGAAATGGAACGCAAGTTGAAG GTGTTTGACTGGTCTGCTTTTAAAAGAACGCTTTCACCAAATTTCATTGAGAAACATCAATCGTTTGTTGGACGGGACTACAAGTTATGGGCACAGGTGGCAACCTTTGTTCTTGCCGGGAATGTATCTGCCAAGTACCTAGAATTATGGCACCTTATAAGTGAG GTCTTCATACTTGTTCACAGGCCATATGTACAAGTAGATGAAATTGAAGCCTTGAAAGGACTGATAAATAGCCTCATAACTAAGATCAAGGACATATTCCCAACTGCTCTTAGGAAACCAAAGGTTCATATGCTGTTGCATTTGGCAGATGACATAATAACTATGGACCGTGTGACTGCAGTGATACAGAAAG GTGCCCCATCCCCTGCAGCTATGTCTGCGTATTCACTGTTGGATGGTTCAAAGGGACTCATTGGAtaa